The genome window TCACAGGATTCCAACTTATGAGAATAAGTTCAAAGGAATCCGGGGATAACAGCGATCGGAAGACGATTCTGCTGACGAAGTGGATAAGGGGAAACACAAGGAGTCCTAATTTTCAATAAATTCAAATTTAAAGGAGATTATCACAAATGACTATTATTTCTGACGTGTACGCTCGCGAAGTCCTCGACTCCCGCGGTAACCCTACAGTAGAAGTTGAAGTATACCTGGAGTCCGGCGCAATCGGACGTGCAATCGTTCCATCCGGTGCATCCACTGGTGCCCACGAAGCAGTTGAGCTTCGCGATGGCGACAAATCCCGTTACCTCGGTAAAGGCGTTCTGCAAGCTGTTAAAAACGTAAACGAAACAATCGCTCCAGAAGTTATCGGTATGGATGCATTGGATCAATTGGGTATCGACAAATTGATGATCACTTTGGATGGTACGCCAAACAAAGGTAAACTGGGTGCTAACGCAATCCTGGCTGTATCCATGGCAGTAGCTCGCGCAGCTGCTGACGCTCTGGACCTGCCATTGTACGTTTACCTGGGCGGATTCAACGCTAAAGCATTGCCAGTTCCAATGATGAACATCATCAACGGTGGTGAGCATGCAGACAACAACATTGACGTTCAAGAGTTCATGGTTCTTCCAGTTGGAGCACCAAGCTTCAAAGAAGCTCTTCGCGTAGGTGCGGAAATCTTCCACAACCTGAAATCCGTATTGAGCTCCAAAGGCTTGAACACAGCTGTAGGTGACGAAGGTGGTTTCGCACCGAACCTTGGTTCGAACGAAGAAGCAATCACTACAATCATCGAAGCGATTGAAAAAGCGGGTTACAAACCAGGTGTTGACGTATTCCTCGGTATGGACGTAGCTTCCACTGAGTTCTACAAAGATGGTAAGTACACTCTTGCTGGCGAAGGTAAA of Paenibacillus sp. FSL R5-0517 contains these proteins:
- the eno gene encoding phosphopyruvate hydratase → MTIISDVYAREVLDSRGNPTVEVEVYLESGAIGRAIVPSGASTGAHEAVELRDGDKSRYLGKGVLQAVKNVNETIAPEVIGMDALDQLGIDKLMITLDGTPNKGKLGANAILAVSMAVARAAADALDLPLYVYLGGFNAKALPVPMMNIINGGEHADNNIDVQEFMVLPVGAPSFKEALRVGAEIFHNLKSVLSSKGLNTAVGDEGGFAPNLGSNEEAITTIIEAIEKAGYKPGVDVFLGMDVASTEFYKDGKYTLAGEGKSYTSAEYVDLLASWVEKYPIITIEDGMSEDDWDGWKLLTEKLGDKVQLVGDDLFVTNTERLGRGIEEGIGNSILIKVNQIGTLTETFDAIEMAKRAGYTAVISHRSGESEDSTIADIAVATNAGQIKTGAPSRTDRIAKYNQLLRIEDQLGELAQYNGLKGFYNLKK